The proteins below are encoded in one region of Coturnix japonica isolate 7356 chromosome 10, Coturnix japonica 2.1, whole genome shotgun sequence:
- the MNS1 gene encoding meiosis-specific nuclear structural protein 1, with amino-acid sequence MAAAWRSVGLPPAAEERGGRLRAARLRAAIEQELRFEEAIRANEEQRQHREQRRLQEERLAAELARLKHEELNDEKKRQQVRENSLELRELESKLKSAYLNKERAAQIAEKEAIECEKMKREAEIAQKMKEEYERAAKEESLAEQRRNEEKIMYQQELEKQLEEQERNKQGVYEEFLKEKLMIDEIIRKIYEEDQMEKQLKLEKMRATQKYIEEFKKEQAAWRQRKREEMEEENRKIVEFANRQRQREEDRMAKVKDEEEKKLRVQAMIAQNLEREQQKRDELEEMRQELHLEEQLEKDRKKELAEMEKKIRQRLELRQVYEEQLALKKIAQQAVQEEEEAFRQQMEAKFAEDDRIEQMNAQKRRMKQLEHRKAVEKLIEDRQKQFIADKERELEEWKLEEERQANIRAVVEEERQKLLKEHASKLLGYLPRGILKSEDDVNMLGEKFRLAYQKRRENPLLEES; translated from the exons GCGGCCGCGTGGCGCAGCGTGGGGCTCCCGCCGGCGGCGgaggagcggggcgggcggctgCGGGCAGCCAGGCTGCGTGCGGCCATAGAGCAGGAGCTGCGCTTCGAGGAGGCCATAAGGGCG AACGAGGAGCAGCGGCAGCACCGGGAGCAGCGGCGGCTGCAGGAGGAGCGGCTGGCGGCTGAGCTGGCACGGCTGAAACACGAGGAGCTGAACGACGAGAAGAAGAGGCAGCAAGTGCGGGAGAACAG TCTTGAACTTCGAGAACTCGAGAGCAAACTAAAATCGGCCTATCTGAACAAAGAGCGAGCGGCGCAGATCGCTGAGAAAGAAGCCATAGAGTGTGAGAAAATG AAGCGTGAGGCTGAAATAGCCcagaagatgaaggaagagtATGAGAGGGCAGCTAAGGAAGAGAGCTTGGCAGAACAGAGGcgaaatgaggagaaaataatgtATCAGCAAgagctggagaagcagctcGAGGAACAGGAGCGGAACAAGCAGGGAGTTTATGAAGagtttctgaaagagaaactcATGATTGATGAAATCATAAGGAAGATCTACGAGGAAGACCAAAT GGAAAAACAACTTAAATTAGAGAAGATGAGAGCAACTCAGAAGTATATCGAAGAGTTTAAGAAGGAACAAGCTGCGTGGAGGCAGAGGAAACGGGaagagatggaggaagaaaacaggaaaattgtGGAGTTTGCCAACAGGCAGCGACAAAGAGAAGAAGATCGGATGGCCAAAGTTAAAGACgaggaggagaaaaaactgCGAGTCCAGGCCATG ATTGCCCAGAATTTagaaagagagcagcagaagcGTGACGAGCTGGAAGAAATGCGCCAGGAGCTGCATCTGGAAGAACAACTTgagaaggacagaaagaaggaGCTG gcagaaatggagaagaaaataaggcaaCGCCTGGAATTAAGGCAAGTGTATGAAGAGCAGCTTGCTTTGAAGAAGATAGCGCAGCAAGCCGtgcaagaggaggaggaagcctTCAGACAGCAGATGGAGGCCAAGTTTGCAGAGGATGATCGTATTGAACAGATGAATGCTCAGAAACGAAGAATGAAACAGCTtgaacacagaaaagctgtggaaaaaCTTATTGAAGACCGTCAGAAACAATTCATTGCAGATAAA GAGCGTGAACTTGAAGAATGGAAGTTAGAGGAGGAAAGACAAGCAAACATTCGTGCAGTTGTTgaagaagagagacagaaacTCCTGAAAGAACATGCATCTAAATTACTGGGTTATCTTCCCAGA GGAATACTCAAAAGTGAAGACGATGTTAACATGCTTGGTGAGAAATTTAGGTTGGCTtatcagaagagaagagagaatcCACTTTTGGAAGAGAGCTGA